In the genome of Croceimicrobium hydrocarbonivorans, one region contains:
- a CDS encoding CusA/CzcA family heavy metal efflux RND transporter produces the protein MIDKIISFSIRNKFIVGLLTLALIGVGIYSMSTVNLGSVPDITNNQVQVMTVSENLATEDIEQFVTYPVELAMGNLPGVEEIRSVSRFGLSVVTIVFEDDMGTYLPRQLVQEKLNELQETIPEKFGDPTMGPISTGLGQIYEYTIQPKPGYDTVYSPMELRTIQDWIVKRQLTLLDGVVEVNSFGGYIKQYEVAINPEKLNAMDVSISEVYGALARNNVNTGGAYIEKNRMSNFIRGEGLVRSLDDIRSIVIRNENGIPITIDDVAEKVHFGHQVRYGAFTRDGKEAVGGIIMMLRGSNPNAVIQNVKERMEEVEKSLPEGLTIDAFIDRSALIGRTTDTVKNNLIEGALIVIFALVILLGSLRGGLITATTIPLSLLFAFILMKQFNVWANLMSLGAIDFGIIIDGAVIIIEGTVYEIQKRIRSGKIKFNQSVMDEVAYESGSTMMGSAFFGQIIILIVFAPILFLTGVEGKMFQPMAYTFGFAMIGAIVLCLTYVPMMSALFMKPIQNRKNWFGRFERWLEKISDKVIGGIHWAYLPLLKSALRFKTMVIIVAVVLLGIAGYTFSRMGGEFVPQLDEGDIAMQALIRPGSSLSESTELSYKIENLLLENFPEIKTVTARIGVADIPTDPMPMDIADMYLILEKDRDKWTTAETKEGLIDEIKELLEERLTGVNLVFTQPVELRFNELLEGVREDIAVKLYGEDLDVLATKVQEMADIIETVPGAGDVNAERTSGLPQMTVRYNRKKMAQYGLDIEKVNAYISSAFAGGKAGVIFEGEKRFDLVIRFDEAHRQGIDDLRTLYIDLENGTQIPIKEIADISYQPGPMQISRDNTYRRTYVGVNVRGRDVESVVNDIQAKLDDQLDLPSGYYITYGGEFENLQSAKKRLTIVVPIALFLIFVLLYFALKSFSQSIMIYMAIPLAAIGGVFALWMRDMPFSISAGVGFIVLFGVAVLNGLVLINRFNSLKEEGVTSLKDRILTGTKERIRPIMLTATTDIFGFLPMAFSASAGAEVQRPLATVVIGGMLSATLLTLVVLPVLYTFVEKRREKKIGNQGHKTALNTIVLLIGLGSFLGFSQSAHAQGINPDTLQSISLEGAQNRAVEYFPQVKAKRLQIESEEALKKTAWDFGNTQIFTGAEEASSNTDGVYTRIGVQQQNIDVFGIAPRLRLQKERVALAESALDLSLTELKREVKLAWGQVYTAKNTYQVYNRLDSLFTDIERAADVRLEVEETSKLAYLATKNQANEVRIQKEQAYRDYLGALQRLNLWLVSDTLYTVPDVPSEQLTGILNYDLDSLSTHPLLNVYQQQIKVADARIKERRSEFLPKLQGQYGWQEVGGQTGFYTYQIGIQIPLFFGPELGRTQEAKIQREIATENLRQNQLQLNAEYQSMREEYLKWRNSWIYYRDQALPLAREQRQGSITAYREGAIDYVSFLQNIRDAIRIEVDSWNALGNYLDSRYELEYYLQTTN, from the coding sequence AAACTGAATGAATTACAGGAGACCATCCCTGAAAAGTTTGGCGACCCAACTATGGGCCCTATTTCTACAGGCTTGGGCCAGATCTATGAATATACCATCCAACCGAAACCGGGTTATGACACAGTCTACAGCCCGATGGAACTGCGAACCATTCAGGATTGGATCGTAAAAAGACAACTCACCTTGCTTGATGGTGTGGTGGAGGTCAACTCATTTGGTGGTTACATCAAACAATACGAAGTGGCTATTAATCCTGAAAAGCTCAACGCCATGGATGTGAGCATTTCAGAGGTTTACGGTGCCCTTGCCCGAAATAACGTAAATACTGGCGGTGCTTACATCGAAAAAAACCGGATGTCCAATTTCATTCGCGGGGAAGGACTGGTGCGCTCTCTGGACGACATACGGAGTATTGTAATCCGAAACGAAAATGGTATTCCCATCACCATTGATGACGTGGCCGAGAAAGTTCATTTTGGCCACCAGGTGCGCTACGGGGCTTTCACCCGTGATGGTAAAGAAGCCGTAGGAGGCATAATAATGATGCTGAGAGGATCCAACCCTAATGCCGTTATCCAAAACGTGAAAGAGCGCATGGAGGAAGTAGAAAAATCGCTTCCCGAAGGGCTCACGATTGATGCTTTTATCGACCGTAGCGCACTTATAGGGAGAACCACTGATACGGTAAAGAACAACCTGATTGAAGGCGCACTGATCGTAATCTTCGCCTTGGTAATCCTCCTGGGAAGTTTGCGCGGGGGTCTCATTACGGCCACTACCATTCCGCTTTCTCTGCTCTTTGCCTTCATTTTGATGAAGCAGTTTAACGTTTGGGCCAACCTGATGAGCCTGGGCGCTATTGACTTCGGGATTATCATTGATGGGGCAGTGATTATCATTGAAGGAACAGTTTACGAAATCCAGAAACGTATTCGGTCAGGGAAAATCAAGTTCAACCAGAGTGTAATGGATGAGGTAGCTTATGAGTCCGGCAGCACAATGATGGGTTCAGCCTTTTTCGGACAGATTATCATCCTGATTGTATTTGCCCCTATTCTTTTCCTCACAGGTGTGGAAGGTAAAATGTTCCAGCCCATGGCCTATACCTTTGGATTTGCCATGATAGGTGCTATAGTCTTGTGCCTCACTTACGTTCCCATGATGTCTGCCCTTTTCATGAAACCCATCCAAAACAGAAAGAACTGGTTTGGGCGATTTGAACGCTGGCTGGAAAAAATCAGTGATAAAGTCATTGGTGGCATTCATTGGGCCTATCTGCCCTTACTCAAAAGTGCACTCCGGTTTAAAACAATGGTAATTATCGTTGCTGTTGTTCTGCTCGGCATAGCAGGCTATACCTTTTCCCGAATGGGAGGAGAATTTGTGCCCCAACTGGATGAAGGTGATATCGCCATGCAGGCATTGATAAGGCCAGGAAGTTCGCTCAGTGAATCTACAGAATTATCCTATAAAATTGAAAACCTCTTACTGGAGAATTTCCCGGAAATCAAAACCGTAACAGCTCGCATAGGTGTGGCCGACATTCCTACCGACCCTATGCCAATGGATATTGCCGATATGTACCTCATTCTGGAAAAAGACCGGGATAAGTGGACTACGGCAGAAACGAAGGAAGGGCTTATTGACGAAATCAAGGAACTGCTTGAAGAGCGGTTGACTGGTGTCAACCTTGTGTTCACACAACCTGTGGAACTTCGATTCAATGAACTTTTGGAGGGAGTGCGCGAAGACATTGCTGTCAAGCTCTATGGTGAAGACCTGGATGTATTGGCTACCAAAGTTCAGGAAATGGCCGATATTATTGAGACCGTGCCGGGTGCAGGTGATGTGAATGCCGAACGAACTTCGGGTTTGCCTCAAATGACCGTGCGCTATAACCGCAAGAAAATGGCACAATACGGGTTGGACATTGAAAAGGTGAACGCCTACATCAGTTCTGCTTTTGCAGGTGGAAAGGCAGGGGTGATTTTTGAAGGCGAAAAACGCTTTGATCTGGTCATCCGTTTTGATGAGGCCCACCGCCAAGGTATAGACGATCTGCGCACCCTGTATATCGACCTTGAGAACGGAACACAAATTCCCATCAAAGAAATAGCTGACATAAGTTACCAACCAGGCCCGATGCAGATTAGCCGCGACAATACCTACCGTAGGACTTACGTAGGTGTAAACGTGCGAGGCAGGGATGTGGAGTCGGTAGTAAATGACATACAGGCTAAATTGGATGATCAATTGGATTTACCATCTGGCTATTATATTACGTATGGTGGCGAATTTGAGAATTTACAGAGTGCCAAAAAACGGCTCACTATTGTAGTGCCCATTGCACTCTTTTTGATTTTCGTGCTGCTCTATTTTGCACTAAAGTCATTTTCGCAATCCATTATGATCTACATGGCCATTCCCCTGGCAGCCATAGGGGGCGTTTTTGCCTTGTGGATGAGAGATATGCCATTTAGTATTTCAGCCGGTGTTGGATTTATCGTGCTGTTTGGTGTAGCTGTATTGAATGGTTTGGTTCTGATCAACCGCTTCAATTCCCTCAAAGAAGAAGGGGTGACCAGCTTAAAGGATCGAATTTTGACCGGTACCAAAGAAAGGATTCGCCCCATCATGCTTACTGCAACCACGGATATATTCGGTTTCCTGCCTATGGCTTTCTCGGCATCTGCCGGAGCGGAAGTGCAACGGCCTTTGGCCACCGTAGTAATTGGTGGAATGCTGTCGGCTACACTTCTTACGCTGGTTGTACTGCCTGTACTCTATACCTTCGTTGAGAAACGCAGGGAAAAGAAAATCGGAAACCAGGGGCATAAAACAGCTCTGAACACCATCGTTCTACTCATTGGTTTAGGTAGTTTTCTTGGCTTTTCCCAATCTGCACACGCACAGGGAATAAACCCGGATACCTTGCAAAGCATTTCCCTTGAAGGTGCCCAAAATCGGGCTGTTGAGTATTTCCCGCAAGTGAAGGCCAAAAGGCTGCAAATAGAAAGTGAGGAAGCCTTGAAGAAAACCGCATGGGATTTTGGGAACACCCAAATTTTCACGGGAGCGGAAGAAGCAAGCAGCAATACTGATGGAGTTTATACGCGGATAGGGGTTCAACAACAAAATATTGATGTTTTTGGAATTGCTCCACGACTGCGCTTGCAAAAGGAACGGGTCGCCCTTGCCGAAAGCGCTCTCGACCTGTCATTAACAGAGCTTAAACGAGAAGTGAAGTTGGCCTGGGGCCAGGTTTACACCGCTAAAAACACCTACCAGGTGTACAACCGTTTGGATTCGCTCTTTACCGATATAGAACGAGCGGCAGATGTGAGGTTGGAAGTAGAAGAAACTTCTAAACTGGCCTATTTGGCCACTAAAAACCAGGCCAATGAAGTGCGCATCCAAAAGGAACAGGCCTATCGCGATTACCTGGGCGCTTTGCAGCGGCTCAACTTATGGCTGGTCAGCGATACCCTTTATACAGTACCGGATGTGCCCAGTGAGCAATTGACCGGGATCCTTAATTATGACTTGGATTCCCTAAGTACTCACCCTTTGCTTAATGTGTATCAACAGCAAATAAAAGTGGCCGATGCTCGAATAAAGGAAAGAAGATCGGAGTTTTTGCCCAAGTTACAAGGACAGTATGGCTGGCAAGAAGTTGGGGGGCAAACCGGGTTTTACACCTACCAAATAGGCATACAAATCCCCTTGTTTTTTGGGCCCGAGCTGGGCCGTACGCAAGAGGCTAAAATCCAGCGCGAAATTGCCACGGAAAATCTCAGGCAAAATCAGCTACAACTCAATGCCGAGTACCAATCCATGCGGGAAGAATACCTGAAATGGCGTAACTCATGGATTTACTATCGTGACCAGGCATTGCCGCTGGCACGCGAGCAAAGACAAGGTTCGATAACGGCTTACCGAGAAGGCGCAATAGACTATGTAAGTTTTTTGCAAAACATAAGGGACGCTATCCGCATAGAAGTGGATTCATGGAATGCCCTGGGCAATTACCTGGACAGCCGCTATGAACTCGAATACTATTTACAAACAACAAACTAA